In one window of Fibrobacter sp. UBA4297 DNA:
- a CDS encoding L,D-transpeptidase family protein, with translation MSIKQTIHLLLLTFLLFSCSSEKESPKVMLTSPIDNILVEKAKRQMHLRNGDSVVKTYRISLGKNSVGAKVKSGDNKTPEGEYTIELHNPKSIFHLSLKVSYPNAKQIKAAKEGNYEPGGDIMIHGYPNKIPAFLFKFWHKWKDWTAGCIAVTNDEIEEIYDAVKDGTPITIKP, from the coding sequence ATGTCAATCAAACAAACCATCCACCTACTTTTACTAACATTTCTTTTGTTCTCTTGCTCTTCAGAAAAGGAATCTCCTAAAGTCATGCTCACCTCACCCATCGACAACATTCTCGTAGAAAAGGCGAAACGCCAAATGCACTTGCGCAATGGCGATAGTGTTGTCAAGACATACAGAATTTCATTGGGCAAGAATTCCGTGGGAGCGAAGGTCAAGTCCGGTGACAACAAGACGCCCGAAGGCGAATACACCATCGAACTGCACAATCCCAAAAGCATTTTTCATTTATCGCTGAAGGTTTCGTACCCGAACGCAAAGCAAATCAAGGCCGCGAAAGAAGGTAACTACGAGCCAGGCGGAGACATCATGATCCACGGCTATCCGAACAAAATTCCTGCGTTTCTCTTTAAATTCTGGCATAAATGGAAAGATTGGACAGCCGGCTGCATCGCGGTCACAAACGACGAAATCGAAGAAATCTATGACGCCGTCAAAGACGGAACTCCGATAACCATCAAGCCTTAG
- a CDS encoding tetratricopeptide repeat protein produces the protein MRLFLIILFALSSLFWGCCTYIPPINEFPQYGYPEKSLEEIKADAIFQRELTAARKADSTHEAVNNYIAEGFSQLDHNHYNQFAITNFNKAWLLDSLNPHVYMGFALCEMRNGNTKNAIDFYAKYRELYEKNPIPRPHKAKQADSAENITTVKQSALGYGKLVSLTKDNGWDGHWEINWPSIAISDDDSRTHYYLEHSNAIPENERYILSSKLYTNRNKPLYTVGKIQIIQFFDEQSEKWTKPTTDSIYEFSYVERKGLFFSEELKSLVILGNPSKPDTSARIFLLKPYAFLNDSLVLNSYTDPIPEGKLQEITTNTLEFKPYQKQNPVEPLNEPPIRSGIISALHGGTYDSLRFFLNTALKLENFYGSPLISDEEFLSLNALDDQTSANPEIQKKAWNEAHDRSRNYSINDSLQLLIAFRSYPYIFTDKFYNKIDTLPKASLLKETAQKPFATSLKKVPNSRTKIRAHLGPQIKVYNGSISDYIKSPSVGVNLDLDFCILYGCASMGMNIFGGKATGRPLYNKDLEMTFLTGNGVSLFWELGVRPFFNEHMDLELHGILDISLYSIDDADSSNTGNLNFGLGASFSYLIHSFTSNKNINKLATFDIRLKLDYIWNRAPKRFKEFQGNTLSLALQVGFGFTSFRYEEELQNSKAPPLDLFLF, from the coding sequence ATGCGTCTATTCTTAATCATTCTTTTTGCCTTATCAAGCCTTTTTTGGGGATGTTGCACCTACATTCCTCCAATTAACGAGTTTCCTCAATACGGCTATCCCGAGAAAAGCCTTGAAGAGATTAAGGCCGACGCCATTTTTCAAAGAGAGCTTACAGCGGCAAGAAAAGCGGACTCAACACATGAAGCGGTGAACAATTACATTGCAGAGGGATTTTCGCAATTAGACCACAATCATTACAATCAGTTCGCAATTACAAACTTCAACAAAGCGTGGTTGCTGGATTCACTAAACCCGCACGTTTATATGGGTTTTGCTCTATGCGAAATGAGAAATGGCAACACCAAGAACGCAATAGACTTTTATGCCAAATACCGTGAGCTATACGAAAAGAATCCCATTCCGCGCCCCCACAAGGCCAAACAAGCCGATTCCGCAGAAAATATCACAACGGTAAAGCAGAGTGCACTAGGTTACGGAAAGCTCGTAAGCCTGACGAAGGACAACGGATGGGACGGCCATTGGGAAATCAACTGGCCAAGCATCGCCATTTCTGACGACGATTCGCGAACACATTACTACCTAGAACATTCGAACGCCATACCAGAAAACGAGCGATACATTCTAAGCAGCAAACTATACACAAATCGAAATAAGCCTCTGTACACCGTAGGAAAAATCCAGATTATTCAATTTTTCGACGAACAATCGGAAAAATGGACAAAACCAACAACGGATTCCATCTATGAATTTTCATATGTGGAGCGCAAGGGACTTTTCTTTAGCGAAGAGCTGAAGAGTCTCGTCATCCTGGGAAATCCATCTAAGCCAGACACATCAGCACGCATATTCCTGCTGAAGCCCTATGCATTCCTAAACGACTCACTTGTGTTAAATAGTTACACCGACCCCATACCCGAAGGCAAATTACAAGAGATTACGACAAACACGCTGGAATTCAAACCGTACCAAAAACAGAATCCAGTTGAACCACTAAACGAACCTCCAATCCGCTCAGGAATCATCAGCGCCCTTCATGGAGGAACGTACGACTCTTTACGCTTTTTTCTAAACACGGCCCTAAAACTTGAAAATTTCTACGGAAGCCCCCTCATCAGCGACGAAGAGTTCCTCAGTCTCAACGCACTTGACGACCAGACATCAGCAAACCCGGAAATACAAAAGAAAGCATGGAACGAAGCTCATGACAGATCTAGAAACTACTCAATAAACGACTCCTTGCAGCTTCTTATCGCCTTCCGCTCGTACCCATACATTTTTACCGATAAATTTTACAACAAGATTGACACGCTACCAAAAGCTTCACTCTTAAAAGAAACGGCACAAAAGCCGTTTGCAACATCATTAAAGAAAGTCCCAAACAGCCGGACAAAAATACGGGCGCACCTAGGGCCGCAAATAAAAGTTTATAACGGCAGCATATCAGACTACATCAAAAGTCCATCCGTAGGAGTAAACTTAGACCTGGATTTTTGCATTTTATATGGATGTGCAAGCATGGGTATGAACATCTTTGGAGGAAAAGCAACAGGAAGGCCTCTATACAACAAAGACCTTGAAATGACGTTTTTAACAGGAAATGGAGTTTCCTTGTTTTGGGAACTTGGTGTAAGGCCTTTTTTCAATGAACATATGGACCTTGAACTACATGGAATTTTGGACATTTCACTCTACTCGATTGACGATGCAGACTCAAGCAACACAGGCAACTTGAATTTCGGACTCGGGGCTTCATTTTCCTACTTGATACATTCATTTACAAGCAATAAAAACATCAACAAGCTAGCAACATTCGACATCCGACTAAAACTGGATTATATTTGGAATAGAGCTCCTAAAAGATTCAAGGAATTTCAAGGAAACACACTATCTCTAGCACTCCAAGTAGGTTTTGGCTTTACCTCGTTCCGATACGAGGAAGAACTCCAAAACAGCAAAGCACCACCACTTGACCTCTTTTTATTTTAA
- a CDS encoding GNAT family N-acetyltransferase: MDIKVLRATEEWQRAGAYSVRIQAMNRAYHISLRDEFDEHDCDGTKFIVLLDDEYPVATCRFYEIDAENATIGRVVVMPEYRGQKLGAMAVREAERWIQECGYKQIVIDSRLEATGFYEKLGYKHTGDKPHRWGVFDCIRMKKVL; the protein is encoded by the coding sequence ATGGATATCAAAGTTCTCCGGGCAACAGAAGAATGGCAACGTGCGGGAGCGTACAGCGTGCGCATCCAGGCAATGAATCGGGCATACCACATTTCACTCCGTGATGAATTCGACGAACACGATTGCGACGGTACAAAGTTTATCGTTTTGCTGGACGACGAATACCCTGTAGCGACGTGCAGATTCTACGAGATTGACGCAGAAAATGCAACAATCGGGCGCGTAGTCGTGATGCCGGAATATCGCGGTCAAAAGCTCGGCGCCATGGCGGTCCGCGAAGCCGAAAGGTGGATTCAAGAATGCGGTTACAAACAGATTGTCATCGACAGTCGCTTAGAAGCCACAGGCTTTTACGAAAAACTCGGCTACAAGCATACAGGCGACAAACCGCACCGCTGGGGCGTCTTTGACTGCATCCGTATGAAAAAAGTTCTCTAG
- a CDS encoding PH domain-containing protein translates to MDNELNLLIGKDEKIIYAGKPNKKCFIFESIFNPLLPFALIWGLFDFFFIGAACSSDKANEATYFIVPFMLLHLMPVWIYLAGALMSFRRYQNTSYVVTDKAIYASGGVFSRTYKSKPFTELSHVDLHRGIFDQWFGVGDVITTSAQANPATLNGRRTSTNAGISIDSIANYAEVYQIVKKLQQDIYTDVMYPNDLRPKGNHGYNTKYRG, encoded by the coding sequence ATGGACAACGAACTTAATCTTTTAATAGGCAAAGACGAAAAAATTATTTATGCGGGCAAACCCAATAAAAAGTGCTTTATCTTCGAAAGCATCTTTAACCCGCTACTTCCGTTTGCACTGATTTGGGGCCTTTTCGATTTTTTCTTTATCGGGGCCGCGTGCTCTTCGGACAAAGCGAACGAGGCTACCTACTTTATCGTCCCGTTTATGTTGTTACACTTGATGCCGGTCTGGATTTACTTGGCTGGTGCGCTGATGTCGTTTAGGCGCTACCAGAATACAAGTTATGTTGTTACGGATAAGGCGATTTATGCCTCGGGAGGCGTGTTTAGCCGCACGTACAAGTCAAAGCCGTTCACGGAACTTTCGCATGTGGATTTGCACCGCGGCATTTTTGACCAGTGGTTTGGCGTGGGAGATGTCATTACGACATCTGCTCAGGCAAATCCTGCAACGCTGAACGGGCGGAGAACCTCCACTAACGCTGGGATTTCCATCGATAGCATTGCCAATTATGCGGAAGTGTACCAAATTGTAAAAAAGTTGCAGCAGGATATCTACACCGATGTGATGTACCCGAATGATTTGCGCCCCAAAGGAAATCACGGATACAATACAAAGTATCGCGGATAA
- a CDS encoding superoxide dismutase, translating to MFEPVNGKFEMPVLPYGMADLAPALSQEAMLFHFGKHLQTYVNNLNAALPGSAFEGKSLEEIVKTADGGVFNNAGQILNHAMYFLQFKAPTMNNVPTGEIAKLIARDFGTFEKFQEDFQTKGAGLFGSGWVWLSTLDTGKLVITQEGNAQNPITKGLKPLLTFDVWEHAYYIDYRNRRPDYLKSLWSIVNWDVVNERLG from the coding sequence ATGTTTGAACCAGTCAATGGAAAATTTGAAATGCCAGTGCTTCCGTACGGGATGGCTGATTTGGCTCCTGCATTAAGCCAGGAGGCGATGCTCTTTCATTTTGGCAAGCACTTGCAGACTTACGTGAACAATTTGAACGCTGCACTTCCTGGGAGCGCTTTTGAAGGCAAATCGCTCGAAGAAATCGTAAAGACAGCCGATGGGGGCGTGTTCAATAACGCTGGGCAGATTTTGAACCATGCTATGTACTTTTTGCAGTTCAAGGCACCGACGATGAACAATGTCCCGACGGGTGAAATTGCAAAGCTGATTGCTCGCGATTTCGGAACTTTCGAAAAATTCCAGGAAGATTTCCAGACGAAGGGCGCTGGGCTTTTTGGCTCAGGTTGGGTATGGCTCTCGACGCTAGATACGGGCAAGCTTGTGATTACGCAAGAGGGCAACGCCCAGAACCCGATTACCAAGGGACTCAAACCGCTCCTCACGTTTGATGTGTGGGAACACGCCTACTACATCGACTACCGTAACCGCCGTCCGGATTACTTGAAGTCGCTGTGGAGCATTGTCAACTGGGATGTTGTGAACGAACGTCTTGGCTAA
- a CDS encoding glycosyltransferase family 2 protein, translating into MPAISVIIPMYNTEAYIKDCLDSLVAQTFTDFEAIVINDGSTDECARIAASYASSDARFKLIGQPNKGPSEARNTGLKIMQGDYVTFIDSDDCVAPNFLETLFFIAQLHQTDIVCCASQVIDENYVADGNTPNTAVSKLLTAEEAARIALYQDSLPDYSAWNKLYKRELWKNRLFPAGTIFEDLAVIPDILLSANKVATTRTKLYYYRKRQGSELSLQIANQKTAQLLDIAENVFDKMKSHSKPLYKAARNTLVSACFSVLMRVEDSEKFADCRKRALAHIRKYRLGSFFDLRIRMRNRMAILLSYLPRFLFLKFLKKGIA; encoded by the coding sequence ATGCCAGCCATAAGCGTCATCATCCCCATGTACAACACCGAGGCATACATCAAGGACTGCCTTGATAGCCTCGTCGCACAGACTTTTACGGATTTTGAAGCAATCGTTATCAATGACGGTTCGACGGACGAATGTGCACGAATTGCCGCCAGTTACGCCTCATCCGATGCACGTTTCAAGCTTATCGGGCAACCGAACAAGGGCCCATCAGAAGCGCGCAACACCGGCCTCAAGATTATGCAAGGCGATTACGTCACGTTTATCGATAGCGACGACTGCGTGGCACCGAACTTTCTAGAAACACTGTTCTTTATTGCACAACTGCACCAGACAGACATTGTCTGCTGTGCAAGCCAAGTCATCGACGAGAATTATGTCGCCGACGGAAACACGCCAAACACAGCTGTTTCCAAATTGCTCACCGCAGAAGAAGCCGCAAGAATCGCGCTGTACCAAGATTCCCTGCCGGACTACTCCGCTTGGAACAAGTTGTATAAAAGAGAGCTTTGGAAAAACAGACTATTCCCCGCCGGCACAATTTTTGAAGACCTCGCCGTCATTCCAGACATTCTGCTGAGTGCAAATAAAGTTGCTACAACAAGGACTAAGCTCTATTATTATCGCAAGCGTCAGGGAAGCGAACTTTCTTTGCAAATTGCAAATCAAAAGACAGCACAACTTTTAGACATTGCTGAAAACGTTTTTGACAAAATGAAATCACATTCCAAGCCGCTTTACAAAGCCGCCCGGAATACGCTTGTGAGTGCCTGTTTTAGCGTTCTAATGCGTGTGGAAGACTCCGAAAAATTTGCAGATTGCCGAAAGAGAGCTTTGGCGCACATTCGCAAATACCGCTTGGGTTCTTTTTTTGATTTGAGAATTCGCATGCGCAACCGCATGGCTATTTTGCTTTCGTACCTTCCCCGCTTTTTGTTCCTCAAATTTTTGAAGAAAGGCATTGCGTGA
- a CDS encoding glycosyltransferase family 2 protein — translation MAPKVSVILPSYNHEQYVEAAVRSVMEQSGVDFELIVIDDGSKDRTPEILKRLADELKFTYIHRPNKGVVATLNEALELAQGEYVCSFSSDDIMPPDRLKKQSDFLDAHPDAAACFGQIVPLYDDGSLGEMDVRYLRSAPQVTFEESFLGKKALHGCGEMFVREKILAIGGYDKRYFFEDYPLYLKILYNYGPQPVSKDFVCCYYREHGDNLHLDHERIFREIIRILSENYSAHPLYKKAVRAWKANWFSAVAVQSKLEALRLIPKVISLSPRFWMRLPKLFIPKIFLKF, via the coding sequence ATGGCGCCGAAAGTTTCCGTAATCTTGCCTAGCTACAATCATGAACAATATGTTGAAGCTGCCGTCCGTTCTGTAATGGAACAGTCAGGTGTTGATTTTGAGCTGATTGTCATTGACGACGGAAGCAAGGACCGTACCCCTGAAATTCTAAAGCGCTTGGCTGATGAACTGAAATTCACGTACATCCATCGTCCAAACAAGGGCGTTGTTGCTACTCTAAACGAAGCTCTCGAACTTGCACAAGGCGAATACGTGTGTTCTTTTTCATCAGACGATATCATGCCGCCGGACAGACTCAAAAAACAGAGCGACTTCCTTGATGCGCATCCGGATGCCGCGGCGTGCTTTGGTCAGATTGTTCCGCTGTATGACGATGGTTCGTTGGGCGAGATGGATGTTCGCTATTTGCGAAGTGCTCCGCAGGTGACTTTTGAGGAATCTTTTCTTGGAAAAAAAGCTTTGCATGGCTGCGGTGAAATGTTTGTTCGCGAGAAAATTCTTGCGATTGGCGGGTATGATAAACGCTATTTTTTTGAAGATTATCCTTTATATCTAAAAATCCTTTATAATTACGGCCCGCAACCTGTTTCAAAGGATTTTGTTTGTTGCTATTATCGTGAACATGGCGATAACCTGCATTTGGATCACGAACGGATTTTTCGAGAAATTATTCGCATTTTGTCCGAAAATTACAGCGCACATCCACTGTACAAAAAGGCTGTTCGCGCATGGAAGGCAAACTGGTTTTCTGCCGTTGCAGTACAAAGTAAACTTGAGGCGCTTCGCCTGATTCCGAAGGTGATTTCTTTGTCCCCCCGATTCTGGATGCGTTTGCCCAAGCTTTTTATCCCCAAAATATTCCTCAAATTCTAA
- a CDS encoding O-antigen translocase, with translation MKKSEQVNFWKAFMGSGMVTFLNAVRVFVVNKLLAIFLPPSAFACVGQFMNIMTMGQATSSLALQNGWVSLSAQNKNNLEQLRGVWRGGFRLTTFASIFTFALALVLCFTLPLETFFPGIHPRLVQAAIIFALPGVFATNIITITASVMNGLGHYRRWALINMVSSLWQMLWVAFFLYSGRLSVLSIVATQSVIAGIFAAQIASRAGFSLSEIRKTALDIRAPWISYALMGIVPMLLSPVVLTFMRQTVGDNLGWDAAGIWQGIWKISDFLTAFFSAILGVIILPRVSAKMTKSEFWGMFRPILVKAMALALVAVVILYLGRSLLVAVMLSSAYAGAADYMFMQLLGDFFRVGGWALGLVLIARRETKKFLVLEICSELVLASSAYAFIKLYEFNGPMMAYALENFLTLMASLVLVCRLEWSKTPSVKSEAK, from the coding sequence ATGAAAAAATCTGAACAAGTGAATTTTTGGAAAGCGTTTATGGGCTCTGGAATGGTGACGTTCCTGAATGCGGTTCGTGTTTTTGTTGTAAACAAACTGCTTGCAATTTTCCTTCCGCCGAGTGCGTTTGCGTGTGTCGGACAGTTCATGAACATTATGACGATGGGGCAGGCGACCTCGTCCTTGGCGCTCCAGAACGGCTGGGTGAGTCTCTCGGCTCAGAACAAAAACAACTTGGAGCAGTTGCGTGGCGTGTGGCGCGGCGGTTTTCGTCTGACAACATTTGCTAGTATTTTCACTTTTGCGCTTGCGCTTGTGCTCTGCTTTACGCTCCCGCTAGAAACATTTTTCCCGGGCATTCATCCGCGTCTTGTACAGGCGGCGATTATTTTTGCGTTGCCGGGAGTTTTTGCGACAAATATCATTACGATTACTGCATCCGTGATGAATGGGCTTGGGCATTACCGCCGTTGGGCGCTCATCAACATGGTGTCATCGCTGTGGCAAATGTTATGGGTTGCATTTTTCCTTTATTCCGGGCGCCTGAGCGTGCTTTCGATTGTGGCAACACAGTCTGTAATTGCTGGAATTTTTGCAGCGCAAATAGCTTCGCGGGCGGGCTTTAGCTTGAGCGAAATTCGCAAGACGGCTTTGGACATTCGCGCGCCATGGATCTCGTATGCGCTGATGGGAATTGTACCGATGCTATTGTCGCCTGTGGTGCTCACGTTTATGCGACAGACGGTTGGTGATAATTTGGGGTGGGATGCTGCTGGTATTTGGCAGGGAATCTGGAAAATATCTGATTTCTTGACGGCATTTTTCTCGGCTATTCTCGGTGTTATCATCTTGCCACGGGTCTCTGCGAAAATGACGAAATCAGAATTCTGGGGGATGTTCCGGCCGATTCTTGTAAAGGCGATGGCTCTTGCGCTTGTGGCTGTCGTAATTCTCTATTTGGGGCGTTCGCTTTTGGTCGCCGTGATGCTTTCGTCTGCGTACGCTGGCGCCGCCGATTACATGTTTATGCAGTTGCTAGGCGATTTTTTCCGCGTGGGCGGTTGGGCGCTTGGGCTTGTGCTGATTGCCCGCCGTGAAACGAAAAAATTCCTGGTGCTAGAAATTTGTTCAGAATTGGTTCTTGCAAGTTCCGCCTATGCTTTTATAAAGCTCTATGAATTTAATGGCCCGATGATGGCGTATGCGCTAGAAAACTTCTTGACGTTAATGGCATCGCTTGTGCTTGTTTGCCGTTTGGAATGGTCAAAAACTCCTAGCGTAAAATCGGAGGCGAAATAA